Genomic DNA from Schistosoma haematobium chromosome 1, whole genome shotgun sequence:
attttcaaatgtaaaaaaaaaaaaacaaaatttatccGATTCATCTAAAACCAATAAGTTTTATTCATAAAAGAATAGATTCAGATAAAGTTagttaaaacaacaacaacaacatagaAACTTGAATAAAACATTATATCATTAAAGATGATTGAATAATAAGAGATATACTATTCAAATTGTCATGTCAATTGTACTTATTTTATATAACAgagtatatatttgaataatagAACAGGAGTAAAAGTGAATAGTAATCACTACGGCAACAATAGACTTGGTGATAATAGAGTTGTAGTAACTAAGATGGgataaaccatatatatatatatatatatacgtataaatataattcgataaaataagaatatcaacataatgaatatcattttaattaaaatctGGAAATATTAATTCTTCTGGACATGGtgcattataaaataataaaatagatgaTTGATTGTAACAAATTGGAGATTGATATAACCATGGTAACGATGATTTACAAACAGGATTATGATAAATGTTTTGATGATAAAAactatttgaaaattgttgataatcatttttatttcctGATATAGGACAATCAATGAATTCTAATGATGGATTTAAACATAGTCGAATTTCAGATAATTTAGCTGGTTTATCCTAAATAGAATATGAGCCAAAACACAtacaagagagagagagagatagagaaaaaaaggaaacatgAATACAACGAGTTAAGAAGCTAAGCTGAAAAATGAACATGATCAGTACATATAATAATCTATTACTGAGTTGTCTATTGTTGGTGATGTTAGATCTCTAGAACTTACTTTGTAAATGCCTTATTTATAAGTAGGGAGAGTCCCCTCTCCCTCCTGAAATTCTCTTACATGGCCACGCAAATATAGCCGCtgacagggaagttctactcactaccttctcgtggcggtgttgtttacgaaaatgagaggacgaaaagcgaatgttcggcgctttaaccggattccaaaccagtggtgcacatgggctccagtatcctgcgggaacaagtggcgtatgaactaattattggtgactggctaccatgagactgcatctccttacgatgctccacttccttgtggatcagaccttcaggtcgaaggctccgggtgtggtccttTAAGAacactacctgcttcggtctgagcacccgggcagtatcacagctctcacacatgtcaaatgagatctgtgtggtgcatatgtatttggtgcctccttgtaccaatatctatgtgctaaaataaataaataatagtatatatatatatatatatacttgtgttgtgtttgttgttgtttgtggaATATATTTTCCTCTTCCAAACATGGACTTCTCTCCCTGGTTAGCGAAGCTAGGATGCGTCggaatagctagtttattggtcATTGTGTCACAGAATTTTCGTTTTGTTCTCATATTAGTTGAACTCGCAATCTCTTCAAACAGCACTACGCATAGGTGTTAATTATGTAACTCTTTAACTCAGGTTATATTACTTGACATGAAAACTGTCTACAAAATTTACAAAAGTCATATGCTACCCATCCTTACAATCAGACATGAGTATACAGGAGATAATCTATCATATTTCCTCCTTTTGAACAAATATTTACTGACCATTTATTTACCATTATGAGATGTTACAATTTGGAAACTTTCATATTAGATTCAGGGTTATCTACGATTGACTAAAAATTGATCATATATAATTCGGTTACAGAACTAAAGATTTTAGTTAACAGTTCCTAGGGTACGTTTGTTCTTTTACATCCATTGTTGGTGAGCTACATGAAACTGTTTCCCTTGCAAAATCTTAAGGGCTTAACAATCTTAGTGACAGTGTGATAAAAATTTAGTTATGTTTCACACATCTAAAAATAGAAATTTTGCTACAGGATTATGGTGGACTATGATGACAGTATCTAAATAGGAGTAGTCAGACCAAAGCATGGCAACAAGCTGTCAATTTCCTGCAAGACAGTTAAAAGCAATACATAAAGACATCTACTAAAATAACTCGAACTCTTAAATCCTGTCCCTCTCTGCTTCGAATATTCATTACTGCTGTATAATTTTCCCAATTCCTTAGAAATTTCACACATTGACTCTAGATAGACGTAAAATGTAAGAATTTCAACTGATATTTAACAGAAACTGGGACTTTCGCTGTAATTTTTTTGTTCGTCAGCAGCCACCTTTAACGCTGTAAAATGTGGAtcgatttatttcaataaatttcattttgatagtTTCCGTAAAGTCCAATCCGGGTCCGccggagacagttatccacttcaAACAATGGATGAAGGATTGCGTAAggtcatggatcgattgaagttggaCATAAACAGCAttggataccggttcagtgATCTGCGGCTTAAGAGTTCGCGCGCGAGGCCGAAGcctctgggttcgagtcctgtgtGTGAGATCATGGTTACGCACTGCTGGGGAactccatactaggacaaaacagccatttagtgattccaggttttcaatggtattcTAGCTTAGAGcgatttatgaattcaactattaaaattagtatAATCTTTACAAATccctattctgataataatttattaattggcAATAGAAATCATTGTACACTGTATAAAGCATTCTTACGTTTTGGAAAGAGCAAACCATTAACACATTCACACCGAAGGAACTCCTCAATTGATTAAGCACTACATCACGCTAGAACGAAAaaagagagaagaaaaaaatcacAAATTCAGTATCAGTAGGAGAAGAAACAATCATGAGTTAACTAAGTAATCCCATCAAATCTTGCTTGGTAATCTTAAGGAATTTAGAAACTATCTCCTGTACATTTGAGTAGTTGGGTACCCTAATGATAACATAAGTATAAGCAAAGTAAAAGCCATAGCAACTTACGGCAATGTGTTATTTCAGTATGATCCTGTGGCTAGAAAGAGACACCCAATGAAAGTGAAACTCGGTGTATAAGACATTCATAGATAAAACTCAAAATAAAAGTTAATAATCATTTTGCGGAAATCCTTTCTATATTCCTTGAAGAAAGAAGAAGTAAAAAAAAACGCTCTCAACCAAAAAGGAATCTATTTGATAGTAGTTTTCTTAGATAACACATACCATTCtcattcaattatttttattccttcatttattctttgattATATTCCAACTTCAGTTATGTATCGCTTCATAACTTTACTTTCTTATTTGTGTAACACACATTTATCTTAATGCCTTAACGCTGTTAGGAAAGAACGGCATGTAAATTAAAGGTATGATGAAATGTGGCGGTTCTCAGTAACCTCTTATTATGTGATCTTTTGTGATCCTTATTGTGGATAATAAGTCACTGTTTACACTGActtaaaatgtttacaaatgtaTCAGATTTTCTAGAAAGTTTAAAGAATAGTGGCATTCGTAATTGAAGTTTGAACAATAATTTCTAGTTGTAAACGGTTAAAGTGATCTTTCTGATATGGAATGGGACAAACGTGATAGACTGAACGGTTACTAAATTATGATTCGATGATTATCCATAGCGTGATGGGCGAATAAGTCTGGTAAGGAATTCTGGCGTCTTCACAGATACAACTTTCTCACAAATCTCTTCTCCTTTATTTGCgtgtcagtcagttacaatagtaggaccaggcacatacatacATAGGTCAAAGTTGCCACACATCATTATCACAGTAaaacgaacaccggattcatagaagcagttaactcaatggtgtaatatataaaggaaagattgcatataaggatatagtacagaaagaaagatatgaaataattctaGTCTCATAGTTTAGGgaattgtg
This window encodes:
- the RNASET2_4 gene encoding Ribonuclease T2, variant 2 (EggNog:ENOG410VEYU~COG:A), whose product is MKHSLSFNKINYVMMNCMSRFDSIKIKPNNLVTLKRDVVLNQLRSSFGVNVLMVCSFQNDKPAKLSEIRLCLNPSLEFIDCPISGNKNDYQQFSNSFYHQNIYHNPVCKSSLPWLYQSPICYNQSSILLFYNAPCPEELIFPDFN